The genomic window gagagcgccatcCACACACAAGGCGGAAGACAAGGCACAGagcgaaggaaggatgaaggaacgAACGGGGAAAGAACAAAGAAGCAAACGTAAAGAGGACAGACGAAGACAAAGCCAGAAAGCACGCAAAGGGAACAGCAAGAGAGgcggataaagaagagggaggaatcgGAAGagccgaaggaggagagggaggagggaaagaggccaATTGCTGTCaccgacgaaagaaagaagggtcTGGGGAACAAAtcgagagaaaggaaggcagagggaaatggagaaaagggacGAAAATCGAGaaggcaaagacagagaaaatcagatgagagagagagagagagagagagagagagagagagagagtgagagagagagagagagagagagagaggaaagaaaagagaagatacgaagagacgaaaaaaaaaaaaaaaaaaaaaacggtgagaccgaaaaagaaaaaaggacaaccaGAAAAAacaccactccacccccacccccaaccccctccacccccaccaccacagccAAGCAAGCAAGGAGCGAAGAAAGCCGATACACCTTAAAGATTCCGCCCCAACATCCACCCCCCCCCGACGCAGCTCCCTCGGCGGGGTCAACCGGTACAGCGCGCGTCGAGTGCCTGCCGAGGACGCGGCGCCGGGATGGCCCGTGTACGTATTCATGGGATGGTCCCTGTACGTATTCATGGGATGGTCCATGTACGTATTCATGGGATGGTCCCTGTACGTATTCATGGGATGGTCCCTGTACGTATTCATGGGATGGTCCACGTACGTATTCATGGGATGGTCCGTGCACGTATCCATGGGATGGTCCATGTACGTATTCATGGGATGGTCCATGCACGTATCCATGGGATGGTCCATGTACGTATTCATGGGATGGTCCATGCACGTATCCATGGGATGGTCCATGTACGTATTCATGGGATGGTCCATGCACGTATCCATGGGATGGTCCATGCACGTATCCATGGGATGGTCCATGTACGTATCCATGGGATGGTCCATGTACGTATTCATGGGATGGTCCCTGTACGTATCCATGCGCACACGAGAGGTCACACAAGAGGTACGTACACACTGTACGCACAGCAGCAACCACGCGATCAGCTTCTGAAATTCGTGCGTATTTACAGTCGACGCAGTAAGGTTCACACAGGTTCGATCCGCATCTGTAGCGGACCCAAACGCCGTCAGAATGCAAAGCCTCACACGCACTTAATGAGGATCCGAATGTGTGAGTCGATTGGGAATGTGTGAGTCGACTGAGAATGTGTGAGTCGATTGAGAAGAGTCGTTTCAAGTGAGCAAGGGAGCGCCATCCGAACGACCGAACTCGCAAACCTACATGTCAACAAACACGAATTCATATCCAAGGTTCAAAAGTAAACCCTTTGTACCTGAAGTTCAAACACCTAACCCTTCATTGTCTAAGGTTCAAAGGCAAACTCCTTATACCTAAGGTTCAAACACCTAACCCTTCACTGTCTAAAGTTCAAAAGCAAACCTTTATACCTGAAGTTCAAAAACGAAACCCTTCATTATCTAAGGTTCAAAGGCAAACCATTCATACCTAAGTATCAAACACCAAACCCTTCCCTGTCTAAGGTTCAAAGGTAAACCCTTCATACCTGAAGTTCAACA from Penaeus vannamei isolate JL-2024 chromosome 5, ASM4276789v1, whole genome shotgun sequence includes these protein-coding regions:
- the LOC138861876 gene encoding asparagine-rich protein-like; protein product: MDTYRDHPMNTYMDHPMDTYMDHPMDTCMDHPMDTCMDHPMNTYMDHPMDTCMDHPMNTYMDHPMDTCMDHPMNTYMDHPMDTCTDHPMNTYVDHPMNTYRDHPMNTYRDHPMNTYMDHPMNTYRDHPMNTYTGHPGAASSAGTRRALYRLTPPRELRRFLLGVAGSVAVGPLGRLARPACLPSEQSM